The uncultured Bacteroides sp. genome has a segment encoding these proteins:
- a CDS encoding NAD-dependent epimerase/dehydratase family protein: MKNILVVGATGQIGSELTMELRKRYGNNNVVAGYIPSAAPQGDLRDSGPSEVADVVDPNQIPEIVKKYKIDTIYNLAALLSVVAESKPMLAWNVGINGLLNILEVAREYNCAVFTPSSIGSFGETTPHVKTPQDTIQRPCTMYGVTKVTTELLSDYYHKKYGVDTRAVRFPGIISNVTPPGGGTTDYAVDIYYSAVKGEKFVCPIKEGTFMDMMYMPDALHAAISLLEADPTKLIHRNAFNIASMSFAPENIYAEIKKNIPSFEMVYDIDPLKQCIADSWPDSLDDTCAREEWGWKPQFNLESMTVDMIEKLKNRIL, encoded by the coding sequence ATGAAAAATATTTTGGTAGTAGGGGCTACCGGACAAATAGGATCAGAACTCACGATGGAGTTGCGTAAACGTTATGGTAATAATAATGTAGTAGCCGGATATATTCCAAGTGCGGCACCTCAAGGTGATCTACGTGATTCGGGTCCATCTGAAGTAGCTGATGTTGTTGATCCAAATCAGATTCCCGAAATAGTAAAGAAGTATAAGATTGATACTATTTATAATCTTGCAGCTCTCCTTTCAGTTGTAGCAGAAAGCAAACCTATGCTGGCATGGAATGTCGGCATTAATGGCTTACTCAACATTCTGGAAGTTGCCCGTGAGTATAACTGTGCTGTTTTTACTCCTAGTTCTATTGGCTCGTTTGGTGAAACTACTCCTCATGTAAAAACGCCTCAGGATACTATTCAGCGCCCATGTACCATGTATGGTGTAACAAAGGTAACCACCGAGCTTCTTAGTGATTATTATCACAAAAAATACGGAGTAGATACCCGTGCAGTTCGTTTCCCGGGAATTATTTCCAATGTAACACCTCCGGGAGGTGGAACAACAGATTATGCTGTCGATATATATTATTCGGCTGTGAAAGGTGAAAAATTTGTTTGCCCCATTAAAGAAGGTACATTTATGGATATGATGTATATGCCGGATGCACTACATGCCGCTATTTCACTTTTGGAGGCTGATCCTACAAAACTGATTCACCGCAATGCATTCAATATTGCTTCAATGAGTTTTGCTCCTGAAAATATTTATGCTGAAATAAAGAAGAACATACCTTCATTCGAGATGGTTTATGATATTGATCCTTTAAAACAATGTATTGCAGATAGCTGGCCGGATAGTTTGGATGATACCTGTGCCCGTGAAGAGTGGGGCTGGAAACCTCAGTTTAATCTGGAGAGCATGACTGTAGACATGATTGAAAAACTAAAAAACAGAATCCTTTAA
- a CDS encoding MBL fold metallo-hydrolase: MEITILGSGTSTGVPEVGCTCSVCKSSDPHDNRLRASALIKTKGINILIDCGPDFREQMLHSKYARLDGVLITHEHYDHVGGIDDLRPFCRFGEVPLYTEESTAHRLRSRMPYCFAEHKYPGVPQISITDIKSGVPFYIDQVKILPIRVLHGKCPILGYRIENIAYITDMLTMPDEEYGKLKGLDCLIMNALREEPHITHQNLKQAIENAKRIGAKQTWFIHMSHHIGLHAEIEKQLPPNIHFAYDRLVIKP; this comes from the coding sequence ATGGAAATTACAATATTAGGAAGCGGAACATCAACGGGAGTACCAGAAGTGGGTTGTACCTGCTCGGTATGCAAATCTTCCGATCCGCATGATAACCGGCTTCGGGCTTCAGCATTGATTAAAACAAAAGGAATAAATATTCTGATAGATTGCGGACCGGATTTCCGTGAGCAAATGCTTCATAGTAAATACGCACGCCTGGATGGTGTACTTATTACTCATGAACATTATGATCATGTGGGTGGGATTGATGACCTCCGTCCATTTTGCCGTTTCGGAGAAGTTCCTCTTTATACTGAAGAAAGTACTGCTCACCGATTACGTTCGCGAATGCCTTATTGCTTTGCAGAACATAAGTATCCGGGTGTTCCTCAAATATCAATAACCGATATTAAATCGGGGGTTCCTTTTTATATTGATCAGGTCAAGATATTACCTATCCGTGTACTACATGGGAAATGTCCTATTCTGGGATACCGGATTGAGAATATAGCCTATATTACTGACATGCTCACAATGCCGGATGAAGAATATGGAAAACTTAAAGGTCTTGATTGCCTCATAATGAATGCCTTGAGAGAAGAACCTCATATTACTCATCAGAATCTAAAGCAAGCCATTGAAAATGCGAAACGCATTGGAGCAAAACAAACATGGTTCATTCACATGAGCCACCATATAGGATTGCATGCAGAAATTGAAAAACAACTTCCTCCCAACATACATTTTGCATATGATCGCCTAGTGATTAAACCTTAA